One stretch of Nocardia mangyaensis DNA includes these proteins:
- the casA gene encoding type I-E CRISPR-associated protein Cse1/CasA, producing MTTATAGLNLIEDPWIQVVDRSAKVELLAIREVLHRASQLSGIVGEVPTQSFAILRVLSAILRRSIADRPGMAVDVWSSLWECDSLPATEIDRYLDTHRGRFELFDAQQPFFQVAGLKAAGDTVGPLDKLIADVPNGVKYFTTRAGRHLQQIDFAEAARWLVHAHGFDPSGIKTGAVGDPRVKNNKGYPIGVGFAGALGGVFLEGATLRETLLLNLVLLDTNGERYRSDDVPAWERQPDGPGVRTNPVPTGPADLATWQSRRIRLVADENQVTGVVLCNGDPLEPFNQHRLEPMSGWRYSDIQTKKAGKTRHYPRTHDPERSLWRGMSSMLNDLATTESTAGNNITAGVVHWAQRLVEDGVLEATHPIRLHAVGMHYINQQSVIGEVVDDTIGFRVGLLSNRILRSCAVRAVDCADEAVSALSWLVANLTRAAGGDADGPRARAREEGYFALEAPFRRWLVGLDPRNDTFDTQLRAWHQVVFPIIDQLAADAMSAAGKPAWVGRKVEDRWLDAGLASIKYRAQLRKAVPGAFAPTDDDGDLP from the coding sequence ATGACGACGGCAACGGCGGGATTGAACCTCATCGAGGACCCCTGGATCCAGGTGGTCGACCGGTCGGCGAAGGTAGAACTGCTCGCGATTCGCGAGGTGCTACATCGAGCATCGCAGCTATCCGGCATCGTCGGTGAGGTTCCCACCCAGTCTTTCGCGATTCTGCGCGTCCTGTCGGCGATCCTGCGTCGCAGCATCGCCGACAGGCCCGGCATGGCGGTGGATGTGTGGTCATCGTTGTGGGAGTGCGACAGCCTGCCGGCTACTGAGATCGATCGCTACCTCGACACTCACCGCGGGCGTTTCGAGCTGTTCGACGCGCAGCAACCGTTCTTCCAGGTCGCCGGACTCAAGGCCGCGGGCGACACTGTCGGCCCGCTCGACAAGCTGATCGCGGATGTGCCCAACGGAGTCAAGTACTTCACCACCCGTGCTGGTCGTCATCTCCAGCAGATCGACTTCGCCGAGGCTGCTCGGTGGTTGGTCCACGCTCACGGGTTCGACCCGTCCGGCATCAAAACGGGCGCGGTCGGTGATCCGCGGGTGAAGAACAACAAGGGCTATCCCATCGGCGTCGGCTTCGCCGGCGCATTGGGTGGGGTGTTCCTCGAGGGCGCGACGTTGCGTGAAACGCTGCTATTGAACCTTGTTCTGCTCGACACCAACGGCGAGCGCTATCGCAGCGACGATGTCCCGGCGTGGGAACGACAACCGGACGGACCCGGGGTCCGCACAAACCCGGTGCCGACCGGGCCCGCGGACCTGGCGACTTGGCAGAGCCGCCGAATCCGGTTGGTAGCCGACGAGAACCAGGTCACCGGTGTCGTGTTGTGTAACGGTGACCCACTCGAACCGTTCAACCAGCACCGACTCGAACCGATGAGCGGGTGGCGCTACAGCGACATCCAAACCAAGAAGGCCGGCAAAACCCGGCACTATCCCCGCACCCACGATCCGGAACGGTCCTTGTGGCGCGGCATGAGCTCGATGCTCAACGACCTCGCCACCACTGAGTCGACCGCGGGCAACAACATCACCGCCGGTGTCGTGCACTGGGCCCAACGGTTGGTTGAAGACGGTGTTCTCGAAGCAACCCATCCGATTCGGTTGCACGCGGTCGGTATGCACTACATCAACCAGCAATCCGTTATCGGTGAGGTCGTTGACGACACCATCGGTTTCCGTGTCGGGTTGTTGTCCAATCGCATTCTGCGCTCGTGTGCGGTGCGGGCCGTGGACTGTGCGGACGAAGCGGTATCGGCATTGAGCTGGTTGGTCGCCAACCTCACGCGTGCGGCTGGTGGCGACGCGGACGGGCCTCGTGCCAGGGCACGCGAGGAAGGCTATTTCGCGCTGGAAGCACCGTTTCGGCGATGGTTGGTCGGGCTGGATCCGCGCAACGACACCTTCGACACCCAGCTCCGCGCCTGGCATCAGGTCGTGTTTCCGATCATCGACCAACTCGCTGCCGACGCCATGAGCGCCGCGGGTAAGCCAGCATGGGTCGGACGCAAGGTCGAGGACCGCTGGCTCGATGCGGGACTTGCCTCAATCAAATACCGGGCCCAGCTTCGCAAGGCCGTCCCGGGCGCATTCGCACCTACCGATGACGACGGAGACCTTCCATGA